The following is a genomic window from Hyperolius riggenbachi isolate aHypRig1 chromosome 4, aHypRig1.pri, whole genome shotgun sequence.
attcatggatgaggcacatccgagcatccctggttgctccatctgtttgtctgtctggatcccattcgccctagcggtagtggtggtggttccttctgtactccgtCTTAGGGGTGCGAGCCAGAGcaacggttgctactggttgcttcaTATATATTTGTCTGTCCGCATCGCAgccgctctagcggtagtggcggtggttccttctgtgctctgtctgggagtgtaggccagagctgcggttgctgctggctactccctCTCTCTAGCAAGCGTttacgttctctatttcgtgtttgtgttacattggttagttagggtggcacgcttatcactgggcgcctaacgcgtggtgatcgtgtctttaacgcgttcgctgttgcaaatgagtgcggagttcgcgtttagctagcatttgttattttccttggcgttctgatcattgctatttgctatgtctttcttgctacacttgtgctctgtctaactctgtcttgtgtcactattggcaatcggcactcttgcggttgcgttcccacttcgtttccgctgttgtgtgttcaccgtcgccatgtggtgactagattggtggacacacatacattctgtctctgtgctcactttctctctgcaggtgcattgcaccaaagctgggttctgtcgttttacacgcttgtggagaccttccgcagtgtcagcgcacatcttgtgcgctgaccacagagatagttccacaatcgttacaagcacCCGATACACTGGAAATTCTGAAATGTACTGAAGTAGAATTCAGTTTCCTTACCACCAAAATAATCTAGCTtgaggcattgctaggatcctacaagtgtccctcagtgtcctcagaacagtttaacatgctctacaAACCCAGCAACTTGAGGAACATTTGGTCTGGAAAATGTGAGCAGTCACAATTATGCAGTTGCTTGGCTGGTGGAGTTCTGAGAAGGACGTGGGAGTTTGGAGATGGAAATCTGGGGCAATGATTAGGAGGAACTGACAGGAGTTAGAAGGGCTGTTTGCATAAAACAAAGAAATTATTCAACAGTAACTGTAAAATTACTGCCTAAAAATAAGTCTTGGTTTTCTTCTCTCTCAGACCCCGACCTCTGTATGTAGCCCCAGCTGCCTCCTGGGGTATCACAAGATTCCCATGGAAGGCTTTCACAGATGCTGCTATGGCTGCCGCACCTGCCCAGAAGGGGaaatcactaacaggactggtgaGTGACTCATCCTGGCATACTTTACATCAAGTCTTTTAGCTCCATCATTAAAAGCCTTGACCTTGCAATTTAGTAACTTTTTATCAGTactaaaatatatttatttcaaTTGTTCGCCTTGTAGATATGGAGAGATGTCTGAAATGTCCTGATGAGGAATGGTCCAATGAGAGAAGAGATAGCTGCAATCCGAGAAGCACAGAGTTCCTCTCTTATGAAGATACGCTGGGGTTGTGCCTTGTTGTGGTtgctttattgttttattttgccACCACTGTTGTGTTTGGTatatttattaaatacaaaggCACGGCAATTGTAAAAGCCAATAACCAGAACCTCAGCTTCATTCTTCTCCTCTCGCTGAGCTTATCCTTTCTGTTTCCTCTGCTGTTCATCGGACGTCCTACAAAGATGTCCTGTCTCCTCCGACAAGTTGCTTTTGGCATTGTTTTTTCCATTTCTGTTTCTTCAGTTTTGGCTAAAACAGTCACTGTTATTTTGGCCTTTAGAGCTACAAAACAAAACTGGACACTGAGGAGATGGCTGGGGAGACATCTCTCTATTTCTCTTCTAATTATCTGCTCATCTGTGCAAGTTGTGATCTGTGTCTTCTGGTTGACCTTCTCTCCACCTTTTCCAGAACATAACACCCAGGTGGAAGTGGGGAAGATAatactgcagtgtaatgagggctctaccactgctttctacagtgtGGTCGGCTACATGGGATGTTTGGCTTTGTTGAGCTTCTTTGTAGCATTTTTAGCCAGGAAACTTCCAGACACCTTCAATGAAGCTCAGTACATCACCTTCAGCATGCTGGTCTTCTGCAGTGTTTGGATCTGCTTCATCCCGGCCTACCTCAGCACCAAAGGGAAGTACATGGTGGCTGTGGAGGTCTTCTCCATCTTGGCCTCCAGTGCTGGACTCCTCGGCTGTATCTTCATTCCCAAATGTTACGTCATTCTGATGAGACCAGAACTGAACACCAGATCTAAATTAGCCACAGAGCGAAAACTGAAGCAACCAACTTAGCAAAACAATTATCTTTGTAGATCACTTTATGATAGCTGAGAGAACATGAAGTCATCATCAGTGTTTAGTCATGTTGTAGACAAATGGAGAAATTATGTGaacaatttaactttttttttttacatttaacgtttattaaagcaaaaatagcaacatataTTCAATACTCCATTCCATTTTGGAAGAGTAGAGGAAAATCAGAAAACATTCAGAAGGCCTAATACAGATTAGTAGGTTTATATGGACAATATCTGTTATGATGGGTATGCagattatgcaaaaaaaaagtttgcaaaatAACATATTGAAGCACAGTGGAGAAAAtaagaaaggcattttattttgaGGCATTGAGGTGGGGTAAAAATTGTCCACCTGTATAGagctagaaaaaaaaactaagtaAAAGCAAACTGTCATACTCACCAGCAGGCCTTCTGTCTGGCGAGGCTTAGCTTCGTGCAGATGAACTCCCAAAGATGCAGACGcccaggatttgatgcaaagtgatgttttatttacagtgaaggTATGTACATGAAAAATGTTCAAAGCAGATTCCAAGCAattcaggaacaagcatgcaactttaTAGTCAGGAAGCAGCTTTGCAGGAGTATTTACCCAGACAGTGAtaatagcatacctcccaacattttgagatgagaaagagggacacttaagccacgccctgccccctgccacacccctgatcacgcccccgtcacacccctagtcacgcataccataaagatttcctaagaaaaatatgtggttttataattcaaaccacactggtcctttctatcctgtttcattttccttcatattaacattttaaaattagtaatatatcaatttaaagtatctccccagtatatgcagccaggtgtataggtctccccagtatggccaggtgtataggtgtccccagtatatgtagccaggtgtatatgtgtccccagtatatgtagccaggtgtataggtctccccagtatagccaggtgtataggtctccccagtatatgtagccaggtgtatatgtgtccccagtatatgtagccaggtgtatatgtgcccccagtatagccaggtgtataggtgtccccagtatatgcagccaggtgtataggtgtccccagtatatgcagccaggtgtataggtctccccagtatatgcagccaggtgtatatctatccccagtatatgtagccaggtgtataggtgtccccagtatatgtagccaggtgtataggtgtccccagtatggccaggtgtataggtgtccccagtatatgtagccaggtgtatatgtgtccccagtatatgtagccaggtgtataggtctccccagtatggccaggtgtataggtgtccccagtatatgtagccaggtgtatatgtgtccccagtatatgtagccaggtgtataggtctccccagtatagccaggtgtataggtctccccagtatatgtagccaggtgtatatgtgtccccagtatatgtagccaggtgtatatgtgcccccagtatagccaggtgtataggtgtccccagtatatgcagccaggtgtataggtctccccagtatatgcagccaggtgtatatctatccccagtatatgtagccaggtgtataggtgtccccggtatatgcagccaggtgcctaacactgctatcttgtctaatttttctcttgacaactgttgaacacaaaagacaaggccatgtctggctacatatctgtaagcagtgtctggaaggtgtaatggttaagggctctgcctctgacacaggacaccagagttcaaatctcggctctgtctgttcagtaagccagcacctattcagtaggagaccttaggcaagtcttgctaacactgctactgcctatagagtgtgccctagtggttgcagctctggtgctttgagtctgccaggagaaaagtgtgatataaatgttatttgtcttgtctaatttttctcttgcattgagcataaatggtacatgctaggctactttcagctactttcagctactttcagctactagtgttggtgatataatggatatgttagttacctacaatacactgagacctgggttcaaatccacaTCATGGTATGCAAgctgtttttttaaatactggaattccctggcagatgagaccctcctccctccggcagGAGGTAGAAGGTAAAGGGCGGAGGGACCTACAAGAGGCTTATTAAAATCTccatagcagagtgtgtagcagctgccccttaactaattagtgtaggcagacaagtgagtcaaatggtataaggaccttgcttggaggagggggggCCACCAGCATTGAGagtagtgtgtttggcaataatgtgtctgctgactgtgatgtagagggtcaaagttttgctcaatagagcattatggggcgaatcgaacttctgggtaagttcgcctttggtaggcgaacgcgaaccaccgaagttcgccggtgaaccgttcgcgacatctctagtcacctcctttcaaccaaaaagatggctgcccccatgaaaaaatggctgcctccatgacattacaaacatttgcctgctcttttaaaacagggtgggtaagaaattaaATTACTTATctatatctattttaattaacataactaatgtaacttaatgacagtatgtttgtttaggctgaagttcccctttaagtccaaAAACAGAAGATATAATAGTCAAACTGTGGAAAGTTCTTTGGATAGCagtgtaaccctctaaaagagggtcaCAAGATATTGCTAATGCATTTCTATGTGTGTGGTGACTTTAACATCTGGGGGTTACATTTTGCCTTAAATGTTAGCTTGTGGAACTAAAACGGTGCATGAGAGAGGAGCTGAAGCGCTGAGATGGTCGTATCCGACTGGTTGCTAGGTGACCAGGTACACAGAGCTgtggaactttccagaagcccTATGTGTGCCTTTTCAGGGACTACAGCACAGGCGCGGAGGGGCAGTGCACGCAAAACCTAGCTAGAGGGAACTGGTTGTAGCCAGTCCAGAGCGCACCAGAGTGTGAATCAGAGAGgagctgtgaggaaacgcggaaaagccgccgcgtgtactcagaacgggggtggctgattccgcgtccaatgcggcggtttgcacgcataggcctacacccAGTAAGATGGCCAGACGCGGAGGAACCACCGCATGCCATGATagaggtgcggcggattccgcatccagcatggcaggtgatttacaacacatgtctggtgtggctgggactgatagaccACACAAGTTCAgaaggacacgcgcgcgcgcagagaggcagaacttttatgacagccagaagggagtcagctgaccaagccggtcagctgacgattcaaccagttcccattggtccagcacttaggggaggcgctggagagtgctttgctatatatactgggtgctggtaattctctggttgtctgccgttgcgatcactacgtggaagcactcagaccttttgtcagattctgtgttatatctctgttatacttcaggctagttccagggtattgatgatcacggacctcacacccagattagggacttgtgttatttctctgttatacttcagactagttccagggtgttgatgatcacggagctcacaccgagactaggcattgtatattatctgttatgaccttctgctttcctgaccagccctctgctttctgattcggtaccacgcatatctgatatcacgttgccaaaccctgcctgtcttggataccgaatcaaccttctgtctttgtaccttatctgtctgtctgttgccgacctggctagtccgacctcgagaactatctcctctgcttagagatagttcacagatctgtcagtgacaccccacccttggtgtcactcacactctggtccttccgtcactcagcctgactccccccctttgggagcctcaggccgaggaaggagcctgtcctccaggcagtatcccatactgccttgtATCTTCTTTACGGGgaccctcctcaaagtattactgttgcaccaaacactcatattactcaagtgtccagaggttagagatatatctgattgtcggtgatactgcagatcatcaataatcgggtatatattgttataaactgttctaatcacctttttccggcaccagcaactcatcagcaagagttgcacacacgactcatcacagcaagcaggagatagactttctcaggcttcttcaatattcacgttatttattcagggaacagaaatacagatagatacagttcatcatatcctagccacgccaatcttcatgttgcgttacaagcttcttgattaaacttcctgctgaagtcaatcaggtaccttctttctaaactacgttacactggactacctatgtacagcatacattatatcagattacatatagaatgaaaatacttagaggttccagtcagccttgagagctagtgtgaaagtaagaagcagagcaggaatcagagacgTCTTCCAGCTCGTCTgcttctttaataccgactaggaaagagttaaatatgacatcatcttcgccatcccctagatcagactattggttgaGCCCCCTCGTGGGGTCATAATACtcacctactcaattaatatttaatgaggcttttgacatacttccaagaatttggtatttagaaaacaaggcctatgtttactgttcctgtggtgtacgtgttgaggtcaaagtaggcctgtggccttctcttaggaacatgttctcagtatctgcgtgtatcctctgctacacgcagaccctgagaggcctctgcctgcatcacaaaaactctatctattttaaaggcatacactgcggacaagccttttacataaaactcaggccaagtaactgaggcctacttaaattataacatatatctgtattctcggtgatactgcagatcaccggtaatcagatgctctctgtgttacaccgatcgttacagaacggcagaccaaacacaaatggacgcattcaccagccgtctgggcacactcaccacctcggtggataacattagtgttgggcgaacatctagatgttcgggttcgggccgaacaggctgaacatggccgcgatgttcgggtgttcgacccgaactccgaacataatggaagtcaatggggacccgaacttttgtgctttgtaaagcctccttacatgctacataccccaaatttacagggtatgtgcaccttgggagtgggtacaagaggaaaaatttttttagcaaaaacagcttatagtttttgagaaaatcgattttaaagtttcaaagggaaaactgtcttttaaatgcgggaaatgtctgttttctttgcacaggtaacatgctttttgtcggcatgcagtcataaatgtaatacatataagaggttccaggaaaagggaccggtaacgctaacccagcagcagcacacgtgatggaacaagaggagggtggcgcaggaggagaaggccacgctttgagacacaacaacccaggccttgcatgaggacaagaagcgtgcggatagcaatttgcattttgtcgccatgcagtcataaatgtaatacagatgagaggttcaataaacagggaccggaaacgctaacccatcacagatgttcattgttcatgttacttggttggggtccgggagtgttgcgtagtcgtttccaatccaggattgattcattttaatttgagtcagacggtctgcattttctgtggagaggcggatacgccgccgatctgtgacgatgcctccggcagcactgaaacagcgttccgacataacgctggctgccgggcaagccagcacctctattgcgtacattgccagtttgtgccaggtgtctagcttcgatacccaatagttgaagggtgcagatggattgttcaacacagctacgccatctgacatgtagtccttgaccatcttctccaggcgatcggtgttggaggtggatctgcacgcttgctgttctgtgtgctgctgcatgggtgtcagaaaattttcccactccaaggacactgccgataccattcccttttgggcactagctgcggcttgtgttgtttgctgccctcctggtcgtcctgggtttgcggaagtcagtctgtcggcgtacaactggctagaggagggggaggatgtcaatctcctctctaaagtctccacaagggcctgctggtattcttccattttgacctgtctggctctttcttcaagcagttttggaacattgtgtttgtaccgtggatccagaagggtataaacccagtaattggtgttgtccagaatgcgcacaatgcgtgggtcgcgttcaatgcagtcctaggccgaagaggtcatagcctagggtcacaaaacctgtttattgggcaatttcaatggtggcgagtctgacgtacataaatcgcagcaatggccgttagcaacgtctgaatctcacgaaatgtctcatgcaggtagaagacatattgttagacttgggctccaaagatgggttccctacatctctgcaaaccagagttacagggctccaaatttggtaaaatcccccataggctttcattgggcctcctatttacagttccaaaatctcacatcttttcaaagggcaattactcagcagtggcaaattttctagcattgtagggacccttagggggaacatgactggtgagtttcgggcccctaggccgaagaggtcatagccttgggtcacaaaaacctgtttattggggctatttcaatggtagtgatggtgacgtacataaatcgcagcaatggccgttagcaaagtctgaatctcacgaaatgtctcatgcaggtagaagacatattgttagacttggattccaaagatggggtccctacatctctgcaaaccagagttacaggggtccaaaattggtaaaatcccccataggatttcattggctccctctttcactttccaaaatctcacatcttttcaaagggcaatggctcagcagtaccaaattttctagcattgtagggacccttagggggaacatgactggtgagtttcgggcccctaggccgaagaggtcatagcctagggtcacaaaaacctgtttattggggctatttcaatggtagtgatggtgacgtacataaatcgcagcaatggccgttagcaaagtctgaatctcatgaaatgtctcatgcaggtagaagacatattgttagacttggattccaaagatggggtccctacatctctgcaaaccagagttacaggggtccaaaattggtaaaatcccccataggatttcattggctccctatttcactctccaaaatctcacatcttttcaaagggcaatggctcagcagtaccaaattttctagcattgtagggacccttagggggaacatgactggtgagtttcgggcccctaggccgaagaggtcatagcctagggtcacaaaaacctgtttattggggctatttcaatggtagtgatggtgacgtacataaatcgcagcaatggccgttagcaaagtctgaatctcatgaaatgtctcatgcaggtagaagacatattgttagacttggattccaaagatggggtccctacatctctgcaaaccagagttacaggggtccaaaattggtaaaatcccccataggatttcattggctccctatttcactttccaaaatctcacatcttttcaaagggcaatggctcagcagtaccaaattttctagcattgtagggacccttagggggatcatgactggtgagttttgccactgctgagccattgccctttgaaatggtgtgagattttggaacggtaaataggaggcccaatgaaagcctatgggggattttaccaattttggacccctgtaactctggtttgcagagatgtagggaccccatctttggaatctaagtctaacaatatgtcttctacctgcatgagacatttcgtgagattcagacgttgctaacggccatggctgagatttatgtacgccaccatcattaccattgaaatagcccaaataaacaggtttttgtgaccctaggctatgacctcttcggcctaggggcccgaaactcaccagccatgtccccctaagggtccctacaatgctagaaaatttggtactgctgagccattgccctttgaaaagatgtgagattttggaaagtgaaatagggagccaatgaaatcctatgggggattttaccaattttggacccctgtaactctggtttgcagagatgtagggaccccatctttggaatccaagtctaacaatatgtcttctacctgcatgagacatttcgtgagattcagactttgctaacggccattgctgcgatttatgtacgtcaccatcactaccattgaaatagccccaataaacaggtttttgtgaccctaggctatgacctcttcggcctaggggcccgaaactcaccagtcatgttccccctaagggtccctacaatgctagaaaatttggtactgctgagccattgccc
Proteins encoded in this region:
- the LOC137504549 gene encoding vomeronasal type-2 receptor 26-like, whose product is MQFTGALANPNLHFLDLELYVENGCILSRGYRKETDTNSVLLQSSFHPPHMIQAIPYGQFVRLKRNNSKREDFFDPKPRTGDQISYSSKVPLLDHKSKFPSLYHTFPDGRSQYRAVVQLLKHFGWTWVGIVSTEDESSQQFATTLQEVLVQSEICVEYLLTAYQDMFKRRQHLGRVLTQSRSQVMVFSGYLDEPGMLQDVTSFIKLKKVFVFPFSFLHDSGPVDLLSLNGSLLMHLSRAAIPGLKDFLLDASPQKYPDLHILANVWEWTFACLVGYCNGSESFRSLERYHYDVEDFRVTSQVYSAVYALAHALHEMYSHTTEESKSEPQSSLKVWKTPTSVCSPSCLLGYHKIPMEGFHRCCYGCRTCPEGEITNRTDMERCLKCPDEEWSNERRDSCNPRSTEFLSYEDTLGLCLVVVALLFYFATTVVFGIFIKYKGTAIVKANNQNLSFILLLSLSLSFLFPLLFIGRPTKMSCLLRQVAFGIVFSISVSSVLAKTVTVILAFRATKQNWTLRRWLGRHLSISLLIICSSVQVVICVFWLTFSPPFPEHNTQVEVGKIILQCNEGSTTAFYSVVGYMGCLALLSFFVAFLARKLPDTFNEAQYITFSMLVFCSVWICFIPAYLSTKGKYMVAVEVFSILASSAGLLGCIFIPKCYVILMRPELNTRSKLATERKLKQPT